Proteins encoded together in one Flavobacteriales bacterium window:
- a CDS encoding trypsin-like peptidase domain-containing protein has protein sequence MNPRLFLLALPLLSAHAAIAQFGYIVNGSPDSAQVLFNGKPKCQVPCRARFSWSEAVDKRIAIEIIAPGYESWRDTMTRKPQSYDQSVTVHLKRTPITPALDSTTAIVGFDRVIVAPKSGDRIGTYTDKRGDSRPLLWDGTTQIGERTAERRFYEALDQAGVRIPGKQSDKLFAKPGEQRVQMPRFLVGAKLMEAKVNIAYEKNADAKLSGEQGRAEMRMEWQVLDRNSSKVVLTRTTTGFSRSRNRTIFGTDNQIDAFEDALWKFIRSSEFLDLLRNAGPDTGGGFAAADSSRAPTSITRAKNPAFKSLSEMIKHADRACVTIVTDDGHGSGVIIDPEGIALSAYHVVEGSKRIEAQFSDGLRQEARVLVHDMANDLVLLDITGSGFRALPLGQDEDNSMGDEVITIGTPADVQLGQSVSKGILSGKRKIDEKVYLQTDVAVSPGNSGGPLLNDKGEVIGIIQVKLVGEGLEGLGFAAPIERVKELLRIQVKD, from the coding sequence ATGAACCCACGCCTCTTCCTCCTTGCCCTGCCCTTGCTCTCCGCGCATGCCGCGATCGCGCAGTTCGGCTACATCGTGAACGGCTCTCCCGATAGCGCGCAGGTCCTTTTCAACGGCAAGCCCAAGTGCCAGGTGCCCTGCCGAGCGCGATTCAGCTGGAGTGAGGCCGTGGACAAGCGGATCGCCATCGAGATCATCGCTCCAGGCTATGAGAGCTGGCGCGACACCATGACGCGCAAGCCGCAGAGCTACGACCAGAGCGTGACGGTGCACCTGAAGCGAACACCGATCACCCCTGCCCTCGATTCCACCACGGCCATCGTGGGCTTCGACCGCGTTATCGTGGCGCCCAAGAGCGGCGACCGCATCGGCACCTACACCGACAAGCGCGGCGACAGCAGGCCGTTGCTCTGGGACGGCACCACGCAGATCGGCGAGCGCACCGCCGAGCGCAGGTTCTATGAAGCGCTCGATCAGGCCGGTGTCCGCATCCCGGGCAAGCAGTCCGACAAGCTCTTCGCGAAGCCCGGCGAACAGCGCGTGCAGATGCCCCGATTCCTCGTGGGCGCCAAGCTGATGGAGGCCAAGGTGAACATCGCTTATGAGAAGAACGCGGACGCAAAGCTCTCAGGCGAACAGGGCCGCGCGGAGATGCGCATGGAATGGCAGGTGCTCGACCGCAACAGCAGCAAAGTGGTGCTCACCAGGACCACCACGGGATTCTCACGTTCGCGCAACCGCACCATCTTCGGTACCGACAACCAGATCGATGCCTTCGAGGATGCGCTCTGGAAGTTCATCCGGAGCAGCGAATTCCTCGACCTGCTGAGGAATGCCGGACCCGATACCGGTGGCGGATTCGCGGCAGCGGACAGCAGCAGGGCGCCCACAAGCATCACCCGCGCGAAGAACCCTGCCTTCAAGTCGTTGAGCGAGATGATCAAGCATGCCGACAGGGCCTGCGTCACGATCGTCACCGACGACGGGCACGGAAGCGGCGTGATCATCGACCCCGAAGGCATCGCGCTCAGCGCCTACCATGTGGTGGAGGGCTCGAAGCGGATCGAGGCCCAGTTCTCCGATGGCCTTCGGCAGGAAGCGCGCGTGCTGGTGCACGACATGGCCAACGACCTGGTGCTGCTCGACATCACCGGCTCGGGCTTCCGCGCCCTGCCATTGGGCCAGGACGAGGACAATTCCATGGGTGATGAGGTGATCACCATCGGCACGCCCGCCGATGTGCAGTTGGGCCAGAGCGTGAGCAAGGGCATCTTGAGCGGCAAACGCAAGATCGACGAGAAGGTGTACCTGCAGACCGATGTAGCCGTGAGTCCCGGCAACAGCGGCGGGCCCTTGCTGAACGACAAAGGCGAGGTGATCGGCATCATCCAAGTCAAGCTCGTGGGCGAAGGCCTGGAGGGCCTGGGGTTCGCGGCGCCGATCGAGCGCGTGAAGGAGCTGCTCAGGATCCAAGTGAAGGACTGA
- a CDS encoding phosphoheptose isomerase, translated as MAQLQETFEDGKRISPKLPDGKKNFLIDIDGTICEDIPNEEPERMATAAIYEGALEICNGWFDDGHILTFFTSRTEEHREVTTEWLDRHGFKYHAILFGKPRGGNYHWIDNHIVRATRYDGKFTKLVERQATIEAFEE; from the coding sequence ATGGCCCAGCTCCAAGAGACCTTCGAGGACGGCAAGCGCATCAGCCCGAAGCTGCCCGACGGGAAGAAGAACTTCCTCATCGACATCGATGGCACCATCTGCGAGGACATCCCCAACGAGGAGCCCGAGCGCATGGCCACCGCCGCCATCTACGAGGGCGCGCTGGAGATCTGCAACGGCTGGTTCGATGATGGGCACATTCTCACATTCTTCACCAGCCGCACGGAGGAGCACCGCGAAGTGACCACCGAATGGCTCGACCGCCATGGCTTCAAGTACCACGCGATACTCTTCGGCAAGCCGCGAGGCGGCAACTACCACTGGATCGACAACCACATCGTGCGCGCTACGCGGTACGATGGCAAGTTCACCAAATTGGTGGAGCGGCAGGCCACGATCGAGGCCTTCGAGGAATGA
- the acs gene encoding acetate--CoA ligase — translation MSDYRLRSMAEYHAARTRSINDPEGFWAGIASAFSWKQPWRKVLEWDFTKPEVKWFIEGTLNITENCLDRHLAERGEKTALLWEANDPSRASDHITYAQLHERVCRMANVLKRNGVRKGDRVCLYMPMIPDLAISVLACARIGAIHTVVFGGFSANSLVDRINDSQCSLVITSDGIRRGAKNIPAKTVVDEALPSCPSVRGVLVAKCTMEEVTMQPGRDHWIEDELKGVDANCPAEAMDSEDPLFILYTSGSTGKPKGVVHTCGGYMVYAGCSFANVFQVDENDVFWCTADIGWITGHSYIVYGPLLNGATTVMFEGVPTWPDPARFWQVIEKHGVTQFYTAPTAIRSLMAAGHDLPSSFAMPSLKLLGSVGEPINEEAWHWYHEQVGKKRCAIVDTWWQTETGGIMLSGLGDITPMKPAHAGLPLPGIRTILVDQQGKELHGEAEGYLCIDFPWPSVIRTTWGEHERCRLNYFAQYPGRYFTGDGAKRDADGFFRIIGRVDDVINVSGHRIGTAEVENAIDEHPDVVESAVVGYQHDIKGQGIYAFVICDHVRTDKDALRKEVIATVERIIGKIARPDKIQFVSGLPKTRSGKIMRRILRKVAEGEMNNLGDTSTLLDPAVVEEIKNGRL, via the coding sequence ATGAGCGACTACCGCCTCCGATCGATGGCCGAATACCATGCGGCCCGAACGCGCAGCATCAACGACCCCGAAGGCTTCTGGGCCGGGATTGCTTCGGCTTTCTCGTGGAAGCAGCCTTGGCGCAAGGTTCTCGAATGGGATTTCACCAAGCCTGAGGTGAAGTGGTTCATCGAAGGCACGCTCAATATCACTGAGAACTGCCTCGACCGGCACCTGGCTGAACGGGGTGAAAAGACCGCACTCCTGTGGGAAGCGAACGATCCGTCCCGAGCAAGTGACCACATCACCTATGCGCAATTGCATGAGCGCGTTTGCCGCATGGCCAATGTGCTCAAGCGCAACGGTGTTCGGAAGGGCGACCGCGTCTGCCTCTACATGCCCATGATCCCGGATCTTGCCATCAGTGTGCTGGCCTGCGCGCGCATAGGCGCCATCCACACCGTGGTTTTCGGCGGCTTCAGCGCCAACTCCTTGGTTGACCGCATCAACGATTCGCAATGCTCCCTGGTGATCACCAGCGATGGCATCCGGCGGGGCGCGAAGAACATCCCGGCCAAGACCGTGGTTGACGAGGCGCTTCCCTCCTGCCCCAGCGTGCGCGGTGTCCTGGTGGCGAAGTGCACCATGGAGGAAGTGACCATGCAGCCCGGTCGCGACCATTGGATCGAGGATGAGTTGAAGGGAGTCGACGCGAACTGTCCCGCCGAAGCCATGGACAGCGAAGACCCGCTCTTCATCCTGTATACCAGCGGCAGCACCGGCAAGCCCAAAGGCGTGGTGCACACCTGCGGTGGCTACATGGTGTATGCCGGCTGCTCTTTCGCCAATGTGTTCCAGGTGGACGAGAACGACGTGTTCTGGTGCACCGCCGACATCGGCTGGATCACCGGCCACAGCTACATCGTCTATGGACCCCTGCTGAATGGAGCCACCACCGTCATGTTCGAGGGCGTGCCCACCTGGCCCGACCCCGCGCGATTCTGGCAAGTGATCGAGAAGCACGGCGTGACGCAATTCTATACCGCACCTACGGCGATCCGTTCGCTCATGGCGGCTGGCCATGACCTGCCATCAAGCTTCGCCATGCCCAGCTTGAAACTGCTCGGCAGCGTGGGCGAGCCGATCAATGAAGAGGCCTGGCATTGGTACCACGAGCAAGTAGGCAAGAAGCGCTGCGCCATCGTTGACACCTGGTGGCAGACGGAGACCGGCGGGATCATGCTCAGCGGCTTGGGCGATATCACGCCGATGAAGCCAGCCCACGCGGGGCTGCCGCTGCCGGGCATCCGTACCATCCTCGTGGACCAGCAAGGCAAGGAGTTGCACGGCGAGGCCGAAGGATACCTGTGCATCGACTTCCCTTGGCCCTCCGTGATCCGCACCACATGGGGCGAGCATGAGCGCTGCCGACTGAACTACTTCGCGCAATACCCTGGCCGCTACTTCACCGGCGATGGCGCCAAGCGCGATGCCGACGGCTTCTTCCGCATCATCGGCCGGGTGGATGATGTGATCAACGTGAGCGGCCACCGCATCGGCACCGCGGAAGTTGAGAACGCGATCGATGAGCACCCCGATGTCGTGGAAAGCGCCGTGGTGGGCTACCAGCACGACATCAAGGGCCAGGGCATCTATGCTTTCGTGATCTGCGACCACGTGCGCACTGACAAGGATGCGCTGCGCAAAGAGGTCATCGCCACCGTGGAGCGCATCATCGGCAAGATCGCACGACCGGATAAGATCCAGTTCGTGAGCGGGCTTCCCAAGACGCGCAGCGGCAAGATCATGCGGCGGATCCTGCGGAAGGTGGCAGAAGGCGAGATGAACAATCTGGGCGATACGAGCACCTTGCTGGACCCCGCGGTGGTGGAGGAGATCAAGAACGGCCGCCTTTAG